One window from the genome of Metabacillus flavus encodes:
- a CDS encoding two-component system sensor histidine kinase NtrB, with translation MKEFGDQKELLYYKRLIDSIPFAFEFKDPESGRFYQHQPAAEQKGWFTITSLEGELLEKLEEKLAPLADLIPHHLVITDADGKITLCNRQSAADLKVDREAMIGKHIRELLRIPDQQIAILETLQTGQAIRNRELWDRNYGIVNTYIIRRHDGSISRVAGVFHFLNNLKDAEKMAMSGRIAAGIAHEIRNPLTTVRGYLQLLSGQLGPDMNRLFSALLIPEIDRANGIITDFLRLSKTEALPFENLYVSDFLKNYLGKFLHSEAFLHDTDLTIDCRKILPETAIPGNKEELLQVFMNLFANARQAKRRNKKLKVEVRAAIYGDVVQISFSDNGSGIEPEVLVHIFDPFYTTKDDGTGLGLSISRKIIENHHGELRVVSTKEGTSFYMEFPIALTEPNEDR, from the coding sequence ATGAAAGAATTCGGGGATCAAAAAGAACTTTTATATTATAAAAGGCTAATAGATTCGATTCCTTTCGCTTTTGAGTTTAAGGATCCTGAATCAGGCAGATTTTATCAGCATCAGCCTGCTGCTGAACAAAAAGGCTGGTTTACCATTACATCTTTAGAAGGAGAGCTGCTGGAAAAGCTGGAAGAGAAGCTTGCTCCGCTGGCTGATTTGATACCGCATCATCTAGTCATTACAGATGCTGATGGAAAAATTACACTGTGCAACAGGCAGTCGGCTGCCGATCTAAAGGTCGATCGTGAAGCAATGATCGGAAAACATATCAGGGAGCTGCTCAGAATTCCTGATCAGCAAATTGCCATTTTGGAAACGCTTCAGACCGGGCAGGCGATCCGCAATCGGGAATTGTGGGACCGCAATTATGGGATTGTTAATACATATATCATACGAAGGCACGATGGGAGTATCAGTAGAGTAGCAGGAGTATTTCATTTCCTGAATAACTTAAAGGATGCTGAAAAAATGGCGATGTCAGGGAGAATTGCAGCAGGGATCGCTCATGAAATTAGAAATCCCCTTACAACTGTCCGGGGTTATCTGCAGCTGCTCAGCGGCCAGCTCGGTCCAGATATGAACCGGCTGTTTTCTGCTTTGCTTATTCCTGAGATAGATCGTGCGAACGGCATTATTACGGATTTTTTGAGGTTATCGAAAACGGAGGCACTGCCATTTGAGAATCTTTATGTGTCAGATTTTCTCAAGAATTATTTAGGAAAGTTTCTCCACAGTGAAGCGTTCCTTCATGACACCGATCTTACGATTGATTGCAGAAAGATACTGCCTGAAACGGCGATCCCCGGAAACAAGGAGGAGCTTCTGCAAGTATTTATGAATTTGTTTGCTAACGCCCGTCAGGCAAAGCGCAGGAATAAAAAATTAAAAGTTGAAGTGAGAGCCGCCATATACGGGGATGTGGTGCAAATTTCTTTTTCGGATAACGGGAGCGGGATTGAGCCTGAGGTTCTCGTTCATATATTCGATCCATTTTATACCACGAAGGATGATGGAACAGGGCTGGGTCTCTCTATTTCAAGAAAGATCATTGAAAATCATCATGGTGAACTTCGGGTTGTAAGCACTAAGGAAGGGACATCCTTTTACATGGAATTCCCTATTGCATTAACTGAACCAAATGAAGACAGATAA
- a CDS encoding YezD family protein, with product MGKLKEMLQAMKYGSITLVVQDGKIIQLEKNEKVRLK from the coding sequence ATCGGAAAGCTAAAAGAAATGCTTCAGGCAATGAAATACGGATCAATCACCCTGGTTGTCCAGGATGGGAAGATCATTCAGCTAGAGAAAAATGAAAAAGTCAGACTAAAATAA
- a CDS encoding phosphoadenylyl-sulfate reductase, translated as MLTFENWTETVPEFEDKDKAIEALNVLKWAYSHYQDDLVYACSFGIEGIVLIDLISKIKKDARIVFLDTELHFKETYDLIDRVKARYPALNIFLKKPSLSVAEQAAKHGDELWKRNPNECCRIRKVLPLREVMSSEKAWISGLRREQSPSRKNTQFLNRDDKFENVKICPLIHWTWKDVWRYAHKNDLDYNVLHDQGYPSIGCKPCTQPAIDVNDARSGRWNGSQKTECGLHG; from the coding sequence ATGCTGACATTCGAAAATTGGACAGAAACCGTTCCGGAGTTCGAAGATAAGGATAAAGCGATCGAAGCGCTCAACGTTTTAAAATGGGCCTATTCGCATTATCAGGATGATTTAGTTTATGCATGCAGCTTTGGTATTGAAGGAATTGTTCTAATCGATCTCATATCGAAAATAAAAAAGGATGCGAGAATTGTATTTTTAGATACTGAGCTCCATTTCAAAGAAACCTATGATTTGATTGACCGTGTTAAGGCACGGTATCCTGCCTTAAATATTTTTTTGAAAAAACCGTCTCTAAGTGTAGCTGAACAGGCTGCAAAGCACGGGGATGAGCTATGGAAGAGGAATCCGAATGAATGCTGCAGAATCAGGAAAGTGCTCCCTCTTCGCGAGGTTATGAGCAGCGAAAAAGCATGGATATCCGGATTGCGCAGAGAGCAATCTCCTTCAAGAAAAAATACCCAGTTCCTGAACAGGGATGATAAATTTGAAAATGTAAAAATCTGCCCGCTTATTCACTGGACGTGGAAAGATGTCTGGCGGTATGCCCACAAAAATGATTTGGACTACAATGTTCTCCACGATCAAGGCTATCCGAGCATCGGATGCAAGCCATGCACCCAGCCTGCCATCGATGTAAATGATGCGAGATCCGGCCGCTGGAACGGCAGCCAAAAAACAGAATGCGGTCTGCACGGTTGA